Genomic window (Acidobacteriota bacterium):
GCCGTGACCACTTGTGTGTTATCGACTTTTTCAGCAGCCTGCTAGGCGCTGGCGTAGCCGTCGATACCGCCTCGATAGATTAGGAGTCTTCCCCCTGACTTCCGACCTCTGACCTCTGACCTCTGACCTCTGACCTCTGACCTCTGACCTCTGACTCGCTTGCTATCCGTTTCCCATCTCAATCGGCCGTTTTTGTTTCTCGAAAGATGAAATAAAGCACCGCGCCAGCCAGAAGGGCGACTGCTCCCGCAATCGCTTGAGCCCTGTTTATCCCTGTGAGCAACCAGATCGAAATCATCGCCGCCAGTCCTGGCATGAGAATGCCGCCCGGCACTCTGAATTTGCGGTTGGCATCGGGCATCTTTCGCCTCAATACCGGCACCGCAAGACAAGTAGTCGCGCTGAACAGCAAACGGGCGATGGCGCTCACGGTTACAAGCTGAGCGAAGTTCCCGTACAGCGCGATCAACCACGCGGCCAAGGCAAAAACGATCACCGCAACGTGAGGTGTGCGATAGCGCGGGTGCACTCGTGCCAGAGCGCGCGGCAACTGGCCGCCCTTGGCGAGCGCATACAGGATGCGCGGTCCAACCAGAATCACCGCGCTGTTGCTCCCTGTTGTAGAAAGCACCGCGCCGGCCGTCAATATGGCCGCGCCCGCGGGACCCAGGAACATTCGCGCGGCAGAAGCCAGCGGTGTTGCGTCATCTGCCAACCCAGGTAGCGTGCCCAGCGCGACTATTTGAATCAAAATGTACAGCACCGTGGTCACCGCAATCGATGCGATCAACGCGATCGGCAGATTCCGTGTGGGATTCTTAACTTCCTCGGTCGGCACCGACGCATTCTCGAATCCGCCGAACGCGAATATCAGCGCGAGGCTCGCCTGTCGCAACGGGCCGGCGTCTGGAAACGCGAGTATCTGGTAACGAGTGCTATCGACGAAGAACAACCCGGCGAAGACGAATAGCAATAGAGGAACTACCTTGACGATCGTTAGCACGTTCACTGTCCACGAGCCGTACCTGACTCCAACCAGGTTGAGCCAGGCCAGCCCCCAAATCAAACACGTGAGAGCAATCGCGCGTCCAGTCCCGCTTCCAAGCGTGGGCCAGAAATATCCGAGATAGGCGGTGAAGGCATTAGCGATCGCCGACGTTGCCGCCAGCCTCGACAGCAGAAACATCCACCCGACTTCCAGTCCGACAAAGCTCCCGAACGCCGCGCGGGCGTAAAGGTAGGGTCCGCCTGTTTGCTCGAACATGCTTCCGGCTTCGGCGAAGCACAGCACGATCAGCGCGATCAGGACTGCCGCGACGATATAGGCGACGGGACTGGCGGGTCCGAGCAATGACGCAACCGTCGCAGGCAAGACGAAGATTCCAGAACCGATCACTCCGTTGACCGCGATCGCGATCAGTCCAAACAGTCCAACGGCTCTTACGAATCGAGGCGGGGAGGCGTCGGCGATCGAACTGGTGGAGTTGAGGGTGTTCATCTGTGGATGGTACGAGGAGTGTGACGATTGAGGATTGCGAACATTGAAAATTGAAAATTAGAGCAATTTCCAATTTGCAATTCATTGCGGCTCGCACAAACTGAAGCCCCGCTACTCCCAATACTCGACCGGTTCTTTCTTTCCCGACATCAGCTTGTCGCGCGCGGTCCGTCCGCCGAAGGCCGTGACGATCTGGTCATCAAGATCGTCGGCAACCCTCGCGATGGCTGACACGCTTGCGTAAAGCTCCTCGCGGTCCATCGAGTCCCCTAGTATCGTATGCGTAAGCAGCACCGTGCCTTTGTCGCCTTCGCCGCGAGCCAGCCCGAACCCGCCGAGTATCAGCCGAAGATTGTAGGTGAGCAGGTATCGCATCAACTGTTCGGTCACCTCCACATCGACGACTACGTACGCGAAGACCTCCACCCCTGACTTCTTTTCACCAATCGCAAGAGTGCGAACGTAGACGAACGTCGAGCCTTCCTGCAATACGAACGTGTCGTCCATGACCTTGACGTTTACTTCACCGAACAGCGTATGCAGATAGTCGCGAGATTTCTCGTACACTCTTTGGTGAGCTTCGGTTTGGAATTCCATTCTCGATTCCGACGAAAGTTCAGAGTTCAACCTTCAGGTTGCGCGGTCGAGTCCGGGCAAGCTAAAGCTTGAACTCTGAACCCTGACTCCTATCGATTCGTTCTCGATGCTGATCACCACCTCGAGCCTTGCGCCCGCAGCGCTGCCGTCAAGGTGTAGATGGGTAAACGGAATGATAATCATCTCTTGCAGAAGGCGTTCGAGCTGCGCAAGGCTCTTGCGCTCGCTTGCCAGTTGTTCGGCGAAGAAGCCTGCGAGTTGAGGGGCCATGCTGATCACCACCGGCTGCGAGCCCCTGAGTCTCGCGCTCAGCTCGGCAAGCCGCTCGGAAATTATCTGCTCGGTCGCGGCGCGATCCAGCACCTGAAACTCAACGACCTCGTCAATCGTTGCGGCTAGCGACTCGCTGATTCCGTACCCCGACCCTCGCTCGCGGAGGTGAAGGCTTCCCGTCCTTCGCAGGTCCCCAGTCAAGCGCCGCTCGTCGCCCTCCGGGTCATGCACGAAACCCATTTGCGAGTGCTTCGCCGTCTCGTTCATGTGCGAGAGCGACATCACCACCGTCGTGTTTGAAAGCGAGATCCTCGCGCCCGAGGTGTCGGTGAACCGTCCTCGCTCGAACGCTTCGCCGAGGAACTGCTGAACAACCGCGTGAGCCAGATCGATGTTTCGGAAGTAGAGCACCGAATGTGGATTGTCCTCGGCCGCTTTCGACAGCAACCCGCTTCGGTCGCCGTAGCCGACATAGCCCG
Coding sequences:
- a CDS encoding YbjN domain-containing protein, with protein sequence MEFQTEAHQRVYEKSRDYLHTLFGEVNVKVMDDTFVLQEGSTFVYVRTLAIGEKKSGVEVFAYVVVDVEVTEQLMRYLLTYNLRLILGGFGLARGEGDKGTVLLTHTILGDSMDREELYASVSAIARVADDLDDQIVTAFGGRTARDKLMSGKKEPVEYWE
- a CDS encoding amino acid permease, which produces MNTLNSTSSIADASPPRFVRAVGLFGLIAIAVNGVIGSGIFVLPATVASLLGPASPVAYIVAAVLIALIVLCFAEAGSMFEQTGGPYLYARAAFGSFVGLEVGWMFLLSRLAATSAIANAFTAYLGYFWPTLGSGTGRAIALTCLIWGLAWLNLVGVRYGSWTVNVLTIVKVVPLLLFVFAGLFFVDSTRYQILAFPDAGPLRQASLALIFAFGGFENASVPTEEVKNPTRNLPIALIASIAVTTVLYILIQIVALGTLPGLADDATPLASAARMFLGPAGAAILTAGAVLSTTGSNSAVILVGPRILYALAKGGQLPRALARVHPRYRTPHVAVIVFALAAWLIALYGNFAQLVTVSAIARLLFSATTCLAVPVLRRKMPDANRKFRVPGGILMPGLAAMISIWLLTGINRAQAIAGAVALLAGAVLYFIFRETKTAD